One segment of Natronosalvus halobius DNA contains the following:
- a CDS encoding glucose 1-dehydrogenase produces MKTIAVEPGSGEPVMLEKPVPDPSDGEALVRTLRVGVDGTDHEVIAGEHGGVPEGEDHLVLGHEAVGVVEDANGTDLEEGQIVVPTVRRPPNGSNRYFESGYPDMAPEGEYHERGIVGAHGFMAEYFTSPAQYLVPIPAELAPLGFLVEPITISEKAIEHAVASRSAFDWQPESAMVLGNGSLGLLTVAMLAKTLEVDRTYCLGRRDRPDPTIDIVESLGATYVDSRETPVSEVPDAYEGMDFIYEATGYAPHAFETIEALAPNGVGALLGVPSSWTFEIDGGALHEEFVLHNKALVGSVNANRSHFEAAIDTLTQLPSSFLDDLVTGIYDVEAFEAAFVDDDTTIKTAVEFDRI; encoded by the coding sequence ATGAAAACCATCGCAGTCGAGCCGGGTTCGGGCGAGCCAGTGATGCTCGAGAAGCCGGTTCCCGACCCGTCTGACGGCGAAGCCCTCGTTCGCACGCTCCGCGTCGGCGTGGACGGGACCGACCACGAGGTCATCGCGGGCGAACACGGCGGCGTCCCAGAGGGCGAGGACCACCTCGTGCTGGGCCACGAGGCCGTCGGCGTCGTCGAGGACGCGAACGGGACCGACCTCGAGGAGGGGCAGATCGTCGTCCCGACGGTTCGACGACCGCCGAACGGGTCGAATCGCTACTTCGAGTCGGGCTATCCCGACATGGCGCCCGAGGGCGAGTACCACGAGCGCGGCATCGTCGGCGCTCACGGGTTCATGGCGGAGTACTTTACCAGCCCCGCCCAGTACCTGGTTCCGATCCCGGCGGAACTCGCGCCGCTGGGGTTCCTCGTCGAACCGATCACCATCTCCGAGAAGGCCATCGAACACGCCGTCGCCAGCCGGTCGGCGTTCGACTGGCAACCCGAATCCGCGATGGTCCTCGGCAACGGCTCGCTCGGCCTGCTGACCGTCGCCATGCTCGCGAAAACTCTCGAGGTCGATCGCACGTACTGCCTCGGCCGGCGTGACCGGCCGGACCCAACGATCGACATCGTCGAGTCCCTCGGCGCGACGTACGTGGACTCGCGAGAGACGCCGGTATCCGAGGTGCCCGACGCGTACGAGGGAATGGACTTCATCTACGAGGCGACAGGGTACGCCCCCCACGCGTTCGAGACGATCGAGGCGCTCGCGCCCAACGGCGTCGGCGCCCTGCTCGGCGTCCCCTCGAGCTGGACGTTCGAAATCGACGGCGGCGCGCTTCACGAGGAGTTCGTGCTCCACAACAAGGCGCTGGTCGGGAGCGTCAATGCCAACCGCAGCCACTTCGAGGCCGCCATCGACACGCTCACACAGCTGCCGTCGTCCTTCCTGGACGACCTCGTGACCGGGATTTACGACGTCGAAGCCTTCGAGGCGGCATTCGTCGACGACGACACGACTATAAAAACGGCGGTCGAATTCGATCGTATATGA
- the gfcR gene encoding transcriptional regulator GfcR produces the protein MKNVDDLIESAADLAERGLSKGEIADELNVSRETASWLVERSGTAPQPSAPETADTAGSADIHVDWSAIGRDSKRMGYVASAMADLLAKHGEDVDLTIGIEKAGGPIAALVAHELETDLGTYTPAKHQWEEGDIDELGGTFSRNFAAIRDRECYVVDDTVTSGTTMRETIDAIRKEGGEPLACVVLADKQGVDELDGVPIYSLLQVISVGKEADDYQS, from the coding sequence ATGAAGAACGTCGACGACCTGATCGAGAGTGCGGCCGACCTCGCCGAGCGCGGCCTCTCGAAGGGCGAGATCGCAGACGAGTTGAACGTCTCCCGCGAGACGGCGAGCTGGCTGGTCGAACGCAGCGGCACCGCACCGCAACCGTCGGCCCCCGAGACGGCCGATACCGCCGGATCGGCGGACATCCACGTCGACTGGTCGGCCATCGGTCGGGACTCGAAGCGCATGGGCTACGTCGCCAGCGCGATGGCAGACCTGCTCGCCAAACACGGCGAAGACGTCGATCTGACGATCGGCATCGAGAAGGCCGGCGGCCCCATCGCCGCGCTGGTCGCCCACGAACTCGAGACCGACCTGGGAACGTACACGCCGGCGAAACACCAGTGGGAGGAGGGCGACATCGACGAGCTCGGCGGGACCTTCTCCCGAAATTTCGCGGCGATTCGGGACCGCGAGTGTTACGTCGTCGACGACACGGTCACCAGCGGGACGACCATGCGCGAGACCATCGACGCGATTCGAAAGGAAGGCGGCGAACCGCTCGCGTGTGTCGTCCTCGCGGACAAGCAGGGAGTCGACGAACTCGACGGCGTTCCGATCTACTCCCTGTTGCAGGTCATCAGCGTCGGGAAAGAGGCGGACGACTACCAGTCCTAG
- a CDS encoding glutaredoxin family protein, producing MTFQPDSSLEQDEVDEIVETALDENEIVLFMKGNELMPQCGYSQRALELIGKHRNDIETVDVLESLPEFREALSEHSGWETIPQTYVDGEFVGGSDVLAELDERGELETTLQAST from the coding sequence ATGACGTTTCAGCCAGACAGTAGCCTCGAGCAAGACGAGGTCGACGAAATCGTCGAAACCGCCCTCGACGAGAACGAGATCGTTCTCTTCATGAAGGGCAACGAACTCATGCCCCAGTGTGGGTACTCCCAGCGCGCCCTCGAGCTAATCGGCAAGCACCGAAACGATATCGAGACGGTGGACGTACTCGAATCCCTGCCCGAGTTCCGGGAGGCCCTCTCGGAACACAGCGGCTGGGAGACGATCCCACAGACCTACGTCGACGGCGAGTTCGTCGGCGGGTCGGACGTCCTGGCCGAACTCGACGAGCGCGGCGAACTCGAGACGACGCTCCAGGCGAGTACCTGA
- a CDS encoding DUF7110 family protein: MSTEESRHVYRLHSTLELPLEDLEEHLETATYPDGVTDVELTRRNNTLILKAVSNDDTVSKYTPAAQLKASVTENRVYEEDPEERRQNSFRWDEDEEEEIESELVEFAAFKGDRETVLQNSLLQYEMFQVLCDIALQTEKGTLTAISERDGDLEATRIVDGEARPADVEVVEGPRERKSASSGVNWRDNKFISD, from the coding sequence ATGTCAACAGAGGAATCCAGACACGTGTATCGGCTGCACTCCACGCTCGAACTCCCGCTCGAGGACCTCGAAGAGCACCTCGAGACGGCGACCTACCCCGACGGCGTCACCGACGTCGAGCTCACCCGCCGAAACAACACCCTCATCCTCAAAGCCGTCTCCAACGACGACACGGTCAGCAAGTACACGCCGGCTGCCCAGTTGAAAGCCAGCGTCACGGAGAACCGGGTCTACGAGGAGGATCCGGAGGAACGCCGGCAGAATTCGTTCCGCTGGGACGAAGACGAGGAAGAGGAAATCGAGTCGGAACTCGTCGAGTTCGCGGCGTTCAAGGGCGACCGCGAGACGGTCCTCCAGAACTCGCTCCTCCAGTACGAGATGTTCCAGGTGCTCTGTGACATCGCCCTCCAGACCGAGAAGGGGACGCTGACGGCGATTTCCGAGCGCGACGGCGACCTCGAGGCGACCCGAATCGTCGACGGCGAGGCCAGACCCGCCGACGTCGAGGTCGTCGAGGGGCCCCGCGAGCGCAAGTCGGCCTCGAGCGGGGTGAACTGGCGGGACAACAAGTTCATCAGTGATTGA
- a CDS encoding sugar-transfer associated ATP-grasp domain-containing protein — protein MFELSRRERLWLYRRRFLSKSGVVYDFDTYDPSLYLDDFQRYVRTGRINDHWGALIDNKLAFHEILGKFPSHRSTVHGLLRDGWFHAFDSSDNTVVASDGGIELERPTDPDVSRPTRDPIDWFDETLSDGEQLVLKWFSGGGGNNVHFLERRDGSYLYDGGQMTDTELARTLADLQDYLVCEFVEQGEYAAELYPDTTNTIRALTMYDEHAQEAFIPIAVQRIGTSDSAPVDNFSRGGLCAKVDRETGALSAGAQYYHSDSVVWHDTHPETGARIEGTKVPGWDEIRTRLLEIANELSYMPYVGWDIVVTGDGEFKIIEGNSQTGVASLQVHRPLLADERTRRFYRRHDVV, from the coding sequence ATGTTCGAACTCTCGCGTCGGGAGCGCCTCTGGCTCTATCGACGGCGGTTTCTGAGCAAGTCGGGTGTAGTTTACGACTTCGATACCTACGACCCGTCGCTGTATCTCGACGACTTTCAACGGTACGTCCGGACGGGTCGAATCAACGACCACTGGGGCGCACTGATCGACAATAAACTCGCCTTTCACGAAATCCTTGGCAAGTTTCCGTCCCATCGATCGACGGTACACGGACTGCTCAGGGATGGCTGGTTCCACGCGTTCGATTCGAGTGACAACACTGTAGTCGCAAGCGACGGTGGCATCGAACTCGAACGTCCGACCGATCCCGACGTGTCGCGTCCAACCAGGGATCCGATCGACTGGTTCGACGAGACTCTTTCGGACGGAGAGCAACTCGTTTTGAAGTGGTTCAGCGGCGGCGGCGGAAACAACGTTCACTTCCTCGAGCGAAGGGACGGGTCGTATCTGTACGACGGCGGGCAGATGACTGATACCGAGCTTGCCCGGACGCTCGCGGACCTCCAGGACTATCTCGTCTGTGAGTTCGTCGAGCAAGGCGAGTACGCCGCCGAACTGTACCCCGACACGACAAACACGATCCGGGCGCTGACGATGTACGACGAGCACGCCCAGGAGGCGTTCATTCCGATCGCGGTTCAGCGAATCGGGACCAGCGATTCTGCGCCTGTAGACAACTTTTCGAGGGGTGGATTGTGCGCGAAAGTCGATCGAGAGACCGGAGCGCTCAGTGCTGGCGCTCAGTACTATCACAGCGACAGCGTCGTCTGGCACGACACGCACCCCGAAACCGGCGCCCGAATCGAGGGAACGAAGGTCCCGGGTTGGGACGAAATCCGCACCAGACTGCTCGAGATTGCCAACGAACTCTCGTACATGCCCTACGTCGGGTGGGACATCGTCGTCACGGGCGACGGCGAGTTCAAGATCATCGAGGGGAACAGCCAGACGGGCGTCGCCTCGCTACAGGTCCACCGCCCGCTCCTCGCTGACGAGCGAACGCGACGGTTTTATCGACGACACGACGTCGTTTGA
- a CDS encoding phosphoadenosine phosphosulfate reductase family protein — MPDNFPTYVDVDYEDGTDEDPEDYPHVQDKMEKAIEVTRQGLEQYENPAVMWTGGKDSTLVLYFVKEVADRYDLEVPPAIFIDHYQHFEAIHDFVDHWADEWDLEVIYARNEDIGNYVEENDLEPGDDIPVDELSEHNRHHVENILEYEEDSFPFLLDTYAGNHLLKTVALNDALEEYDIDGILSGVRWDEQEARADETFFSPRHDPDIYPPHDRVQPILQFDEAAVWEAFWNFVVPDTVEAFPDEGYVPQSADDLPNDLEPSDTPVSPKYWEGFRSLGSEISTEKTEDDPAWLQDLEGTTERAGRAQDKEDLMERLRDLGYM; from the coding sequence ATGCCCGACAATTTCCCCACGTACGTCGACGTCGATTACGAGGACGGCACCGACGAGGATCCCGAGGACTACCCGCACGTCCAGGACAAGATGGAGAAGGCCATCGAGGTCACTCGACAAGGTCTCGAGCAGTACGAGAACCCGGCCGTGATGTGGACCGGCGGCAAGGACTCGACGCTCGTCCTGTACTTCGTCAAGGAGGTCGCGGACCGCTACGACCTCGAAGTACCCCCGGCGATCTTCATCGACCACTACCAGCACTTCGAGGCGATCCACGACTTCGTCGACCACTGGGCCGACGAGTGGGACCTCGAGGTCATCTACGCGCGAAACGAGGACATCGGCAACTACGTCGAAGAGAACGACCTCGAGCCGGGTGACGACATTCCCGTCGACGAACTGTCCGAGCACAATCGCCACCACGTCGAGAACATCCTCGAGTACGAGGAGGACTCGTTCCCGTTCCTGCTCGACACCTACGCCGGCAACCACCTGCTAAAGACGGTCGCGCTCAATGACGCGCTCGAGGAGTACGACATCGACGGCATCCTCTCGGGCGTCCGCTGGGACGAACAGGAAGCACGCGCCGACGAGACGTTCTTCTCGCCGCGCCACGATCCGGACATCTACCCGCCCCACGACCGCGTTCAGCCCATCCTCCAGTTCGACGAGGCGGCAGTCTGGGAGGCGTTCTGGAACTTCGTCGTCCCGGACACCGTCGAGGCGTTCCCGGACGAGGGCTACGTCCCGCAGAGCGCCGACGACCTGCCGAACGACCTCGAGCCTAGCGATACCCCCGTCTCGCCGAAGTACTGGGAAGGCTTCCGCTCGCTCGGGAGCGAGATCAGCACCGAGAAGACCGAAGACGACCCCGCCTGGCTCCAGGACCTCGAGGGAACGACCGAACGTGCCGGACGCGCCCAGGACAAAGAGGATCTGATGGAGCGGTTGCGCGATCTCGGCTATATGTAG
- a CDS encoding cold-shock protein, whose translation MANGKVDFFNDTGGYGFISTDDADDDVFFHMEDVGGPDLEEGTDIEFDIEQAPKGPRATNVVRN comes from the coding sequence ATGGCAAACGGTAAAGTTGATTTCTTCAACGACACAGGCGGCTACGGTTTCATTTCGACGGACGACGCAGACGATGACGTATTCTTCCACATGGAAGACGTCGGCGGCCCGGACCTCGAAGAAGGCACAGACATCGAATTCGACATCGAACAGGCCCCCAAAGGCCCCCGCGCGACGAACGTCGTCCGCAACTAA
- a CDS encoding DUF7333 family protein: protein MALEFDLVKTVGAFVAIIAVGTAALTMMPGMTTGTILTMVLPSMAIFGAIMLAIGVKHGEYRAMR from the coding sequence ATGGCACTCGAGTTCGACCTCGTCAAGACCGTCGGTGCGTTCGTCGCGATCATCGCCGTCGGGACCGCTGCCCTCACGATGATGCCGGGTATGACGACCGGTACGATCCTGACGATGGTCCTGCCGTCGATGGCCATCTTCGGCGCGATCATGCTCGCGATCGGCGTCAAACACGGCGAGTACCGGGCGATGCGCTGA
- a CDS encoding PaaI family thioesterase translates to MDIESFFEEMPFADLLGVEVTEAEDGHAEGRLEIREELSWNADRLMAHGGVTFTLADTVGGAALVSEVDQPVPTIDMRIDYLSAGTGDLHAEADVVRCGGDVGVVDVEVYSEDDTLIADARGVYKTG, encoded by the coding sequence ATGGACATCGAGTCTTTCTTCGAGGAGATGCCGTTCGCCGACCTGCTGGGCGTCGAGGTCACCGAAGCCGAAGACGGTCACGCCGAAGGCCGCCTCGAGATACGCGAGGAACTGTCCTGGAACGCCGATCGGCTGATGGCCCACGGCGGGGTGACGTTCACCCTGGCGGACACCGTCGGCGGGGCGGCGCTCGTCTCGGAGGTCGACCAGCCGGTGCCGACGATCGACATGCGCATCGACTACCTCTCGGCGGGCACGGGCGACCTCCACGCCGAGGCCGACGTCGTCCGCTGTGGCGGGGACGTCGGCGTCGTCGATGTCGAAGTCTACAGCGAGGACGATACGTTGATCGCGGACGCTCGGGGCGTGTACAAGACTGGCTGA
- a CDS encoding YcaO-like family protein, with product MDVHVVGDDPVRAAVVAAFDDVDSVSAVDATPDDLSDARFAIVSDVVGAETFEHANAAAREGNTPWIAVEVGGVGSQPIQAVDAAISGFAADTACFSCLEARVESTLQDEDVGDGRPRANRSAARLAGAIAGRECIRLFSGAEPTIIGQVREVPHARRRLLPVPGCACEPSERDRSLDLGDDESLDLEAAVDRAELAIDDRVGIVESIGELESFPVPYYLATVADTTAYSDASAPTQAAGVAVDWNEALMKAVGEGLERYCAGIYRDADFVRASETALENAVSPTDLVRPDSSPEYDPDEDRRWVEGVALESRESTHLPAAAVQFPQPGDSLVPSITTGLGLGSSTVDALRSGLTEVVERDATMLAWYSTFEPSALEVEAEAEVYETLARRARSEGLETTALLCSQDVDVPVVAVAVHRDLDTPTEEYGDPWPHFAVGSAAGLDVDAAATSALGEALQNWTELRGMGPEEAENASGAIGEYGSFPDRARKFVDVGDAQRVSASSVSPDPVPTGAARLEALLERVTDAGLTPYAARLTTRDVERIGFEAVRVVVPEAQPLFTGEPYFAPRAETVPDELGFEPRLERAFHPYP from the coding sequence ATGGACGTACACGTAGTCGGTGACGACCCCGTCCGCGCGGCCGTCGTCGCCGCATTCGACGATGTGGACTCGGTATCGGCAGTCGACGCAACTCCCGACGATCTGAGCGACGCCCGATTCGCCATCGTGAGCGACGTCGTCGGCGCCGAGACCTTCGAGCACGCGAATGCGGCCGCTCGTGAGGGAAACACGCCCTGGATCGCCGTCGAAGTTGGCGGCGTCGGGAGTCAGCCGATCCAGGCAGTCGACGCCGCAATCTCGGGGTTCGCCGCCGACACGGCCTGCTTCTCGTGTCTCGAGGCCCGCGTCGAGTCGACGCTCCAGGACGAGGACGTCGGTGACGGCCGTCCCCGCGCGAACCGGAGCGCGGCCAGGCTCGCAGGGGCCATCGCCGGCCGGGAGTGCATTCGGTTGTTCAGCGGAGCGGAACCGACGATCATCGGGCAGGTTCGCGAGGTTCCCCACGCCAGGCGACGGTTGCTTCCCGTTCCAGGCTGTGCGTGCGAGCCCTCGGAACGGGATCGATCCCTCGACCTCGGGGACGACGAATCGCTCGACCTCGAGGCGGCCGTCGACCGGGCCGAACTCGCCATCGACGACCGCGTCGGCATCGTCGAATCCATCGGCGAACTCGAGTCGTTCCCGGTCCCGTACTACCTCGCGACGGTGGCCGACACGACGGCCTACAGCGACGCGAGCGCGCCGACCCAGGCCGCCGGCGTCGCCGTCGACTGGAACGAGGCGCTGATGAAGGCCGTCGGGGAAGGCCTCGAACGCTACTGTGCGGGCATCTACCGAGATGCGGACTTCGTTCGCGCCAGCGAAACCGCTCTCGAGAACGCCGTCTCGCCGACCGACCTCGTTCGACCGGACTCGTCCCCCGAGTACGATCCCGACGAGGACCGCCGATGGGTCGAGGGTGTCGCCCTCGAGAGCCGCGAGTCTACCCACCTTCCAGCGGCAGCGGTCCAGTTCCCCCAGCCTGGCGACTCGCTGGTGCCGTCGATCACGACCGGACTCGGTCTCGGCTCGTCGACGGTCGACGCGCTCCGTTCCGGGCTAACGGAGGTCGTCGAACGCGACGCCACGATGCTCGCGTGGTACTCCACGTTCGAACCGTCGGCCCTCGAAGTCGAGGCCGAGGCCGAGGTCTACGAGACGCTCGCCAGGCGAGCGAGGAGCGAGGGGCTCGAGACGACGGCGCTCCTGTGCTCACAGGACGTGGACGTCCCCGTGGTAGCCGTCGCCGTTCACCGCGACCTGGATACCCCCACCGAGGAGTACGGGGATCCGTGGCCCCACTTCGCCGTCGGCTCGGCCGCCGGACTCGACGTCGACGCTGCCGCGACGAGCGCGCTCGGGGAGGCGCTCCAGAACTGGACGGAGCTTCGAGGAATGGGGCCGGAGGAGGCCGAAAACGCGAGCGGTGCCATCGGCGAGTACGGGTCGTTTCCCGACCGGGCCAGGAAGTTCGTCGACGTCGGTGACGCGCAGCGGGTCTCGGCTTCGTCCGTCAGCCCAGATCCCGTGCCGACTGGTGCGGCGAGACTCGAGGCGCTGCTCGAGCGCGTGACCGACGCCGGATTGACGCCGTACGCCGCCCGGCTCACGACGCGGGATGTCGAGCGAATCGGGTTCGAGGCCGTGCGCGTCGTCGTCCCCGAAGCGCAGCCGTTGTTCACGGGCGAGCCCTACTTCGCGCCTCGAGCCGAGACGGTCCCCGACGAACTTGGGTTCGAACCGCGGCTCGAACGGGCGTTCCATCCCTATCCGTAG
- a CDS encoding ThuA domain-containing protein — MATVTIWNEYRHERENDEVAAVYPDGIHATIAGFLEADHEVTTATLDEPEHGLTSDVLEETDVLLWWGHTAHDEVQDEIVDRVQERVLEGMGLLVLHSGHYSKIFKRLMGTTCSLQWREDDGLERLWVVDPGHPIADGLDECIELPETEMYGEPFDVPEPDRLVFTSWFEGGEVFRSGCCYRRGSGRIFYFRPGHETIPIYENEDVQRVIRNAVEWATATEGAPRTFGERD, encoded by the coding sequence ATGGCCACTGTCACGATCTGGAACGAGTACCGACACGAGCGGGAGAACGACGAGGTCGCCGCTGTCTACCCCGACGGTATCCACGCGACCATCGCCGGCTTCCTCGAGGCCGACCACGAGGTGACCACGGCGACGCTCGACGAACCCGAACACGGGCTCACGTCGGACGTGCTCGAGGAAACCGACGTCCTGCTCTGGTGGGGACACACGGCACACGACGAGGTCCAGGACGAAATCGTCGACCGAGTCCAGGAGCGCGTCCTCGAGGGGATGGGTCTGCTCGTGCTTCACTCCGGCCACTACTCGAAGATCTTCAAGCGCCTCATGGGGACCACCTGTAGCCTCCAGTGGCGCGAAGATGACGGCCTTGAACGCCTGTGGGTCGTGGACCCCGGCCACCCGATCGCAGACGGCCTGGACGAGTGCATCGAACTCCCGGAGACGGAGATGTACGGCGAGCCCTTCGACGTCCCCGAACCCGACCGCCTGGTCTTCACGAGCTGGTTCGAGGGTGGCGAGGTGTTTCGCAGCGGCTGCTGTTACCGGCGTGGAAGCGGCCGCATCTTCTACTTCCGGCCCGGCCACGAGACGATTCCGATCTACGAGAACGAGGACGTTCAGCGGGTGATCCGGAACGCTGTCGAGTGGGCCACGGCCACAGAGGGCGCTCCGCGGACGTTCGGCGAGCGAGACTGA